ACAGGACGCCGGTGACGATCAAAAGCGACATGGGTTGCATGGAGCTTCTCCCTCTCCCCCTTCGCCGCTTTTGATCAGGTGCGGCGCCTACCTGTCGTAAGCCTTGGGCAATGCCCCTTCCTGCGGCGCCCGATAGCGATCGCGCAGGCGGTCCTGCCGCGTCGTCAGCGATTGTGCCTTGCCGTCGATCCAGACCGCCGTCGGACGGCTGCCGAGTTCGAGCGGGTCATTGTCCCAGATCACGACGTCGCCGACGCGGCCCGGACGCAGCGAACCGATGCTGCCTTCCATGCCGACCGCGCGCGCCGGAACGCTGCTGATCGAAGCGAACGCCTGATCCCAGGTCATGCCGCTGGCGCCCGGCACCCGCGCGAGGCCGACGAGATTGCCCGCATATTGCGTCGCATAGCCCATCTTGTGCGCGTCATCGTCGTCGAACACCCCGACCGACACGTCGACGCCCGCCGCCTTGAGGCGGCCTGCGTTCGACTGCGTCGCGCCAAGCTGCTCGAACGTGCCCGGCAAATCGGTGAGCGGCGAGACGAGCACCGGCACCTTGGCCGCCGCAATCTCGCGCGCGACGAGCCAGCCTTCGGTCACGCCGACGAGCACCAGCTTCAGCGCCGGAAATTCCTGCCGCAGCTTCAGCACATTGACGATATCGGCGGCACGATCGACGCGCACGAACAGCGGCGTCGTGCCGTCGATGACGCGCACCAGCGCATCGGCGTCCGCGCGCTGGATCATCGCGTCATTGCCCCATTCGGCGAGTGAAGCGGGATTGCGGGCGTAGCTCCGTGCCGCCAGCAATTGCTCGCGGAAAAGCAGGAAGGTCGCGGCGCGGCTGCCGCCGGCCTTCGCCGAGCCATCCTCGCCGAACGCGACATATTGCAGCGCGCGCGGCTTGGTCACCATGTCCATATCGTCGGCAAGGTCGACCACCGCGCCCTGTCCGGCGAACAAATTGCTGCTGCCACCCGGCGCGACGATCGCGCGGGTCACGCCCGACGCGCGGTTCACCGCGACGGGCGATCCCATCGGATTGAGCGCCGGCGCGATATCGAGCCCCGCCGAAAAGCGCGTGCGCGGCGCCGAGCGATCGTTGGTGCCGGTGACGGCATCGACTTCGGTCAGGCCGACACGGCTGAATGCCGCGACGATTCCGGGCGTGACATAACGCCCCCCGGCATCGACACGTTCGACACCCGCGGGCACGGCAACGCCCGCGCCCGCCGCGACGACCTTGCCGCCGAGAACGACGACGGTGCCGCCGTCGATCGGCGCGCTACCGTCGCCGATGACAAGCTTCGCGTTGACGATCGCGACATCCTGCGCCGCGGCCGGAACCGCGATCAACGCTGCGGCGGAAAGAAGAAGCGCGCGCATCATTTCACGTCTCCTTCACCCGGCTGGCCCAGTTCGAAATCGCTCACCGGACGCCGCTTCGGATCGTTCGCATCGAACATCAGGGCGCCATCGATCCAGACCTTTTCGGGCCGCGTGTACGCGCTGAACGGGTTGCCGTTCCATAGCACGACGTCGGCCATCTTGCCGGGCTTCAGGCTGCCCGTCCGGTCCGCGATCCCCAGCGCCTTCGCCGGATTATACGACAGCCAGGTCCATGCCATCTCGTCGCTCACGTCGATCCCGATGCGGCGTCCGGCAGCACGCGCCTTTGCCGCTTCCTGATTGAGCCGCTGGATCTGGTTCGCATCGTCCGAATGGACGATCGTGCATGCGCCCGCCTTGTAGACGAGCGGGATATTCTCGTTGACGCTGTCATAGGCTTCCATCTTGAAGCCCCACCAGTCGGCCCACATCGCCGAACAAATGCCTTCCTTGGCCAAAATATCAGCGATCTTGTAGCTTTCGACCGCGTGGTGGAAGGTCGACACCTTGTAGCCGAATTCCTTCGACATATCGATCACGAGCGCCATTTCGTCGGCGCGGTAGCAATGATTGTGGACGAGGATTTCGCCCGACAGCACGCCCGCGAGCGTTTCCATCGCAAGGTCGCGGTCGACCGCTTTCCCCTCATCCATCTTTTTCTTGTACGCGGCCGCCTTCTGCCAGGTCGCGCGGTTCACCGCGAAATTGCCCATGCGGGTCGAGGGCATCCGCCCCTTGCCGCCATAGACGCGCTTCGGATTTTCGCCGCACGCCATTTTCAGGCCATAGGGCGCGCCGGGGAATTTCATGCCCTGCACCGTGCGCGACGGCACATTCTTGAGCGTGATCGAGCGTCCACCCATCAGGTTCGCGCTGCCCGGCAGAATCTGCAGCGCGGTGACGCCGCCATTGGCGAGCGCGCGGCTGAACCCCGGATCCTGCGGCCAGACGCTATGTTCGGACCAGACTTCGGGGGTCGTCGGCGACGTCGCCTCATTGCCGTCCGAATGCGCGTCGACACCGGGCGAAGGATAATCGCCAAGGTGGCTGTGAATGTCGATCACGCCGGGGGTGAGGAACTTGCCCGTGCCGTCGATGACGTCGGCGTCGGTCGGCAAGTCCATGTCGGGCCCGCCGACGCGGTCGACCTTCCCGCTCGTCATCACGATCGAACCATTGTCGATCCGACCACCCTCGCCGTCGAAGATGGTGACACCCTTCACCACCGTCAGGCGGGTCGGATATCCCTTGTAAGTCGACGGATAGGGATCCTTGTTGAACTTGGCCGGCTTGGCGGCCGGAGCGGCGGGCTCATCGCCCGCCGACTTCGCCTCGGTCCCCGACGCCGCGCAACCCGCGAACGCCAGCGACACCGCAGCCAGCAGGCTGCCCTTCACACCCCGGATCATCGATTACGCCCCTTTGGTTTCGGGATGGATGCCGGCGGCTTGCGGCTCGGCGAGTTCCTTCTGACCTTCTACATCGTCGCCGTCACGCAGCGTGTCGAGATGCATCCAGCGCTTCACGATCGGGCTGAGCAACAGCACAACCACGCCGGCGCCGATCGCGATCCAGCCGAACAGTTGATAGATGTCGAGCAAGCCCTGCTTCGTCATCTGACCGTCGTGGCCGCCGGTGGCTTCTCCGATCTTGCCGGCAACGAAATTGCCGACTGCGGTCATATAGAACCAGGCCCCCATGATCAGCGACGCGAGGAAGCTCGGCGCCAGCCGGTTCATCGCGCTAAGGCCGACCGGGCTGAGGCAAAGCTCACCGGTGGTGGCAAAGAAATAATAGGCAAAGACGAGGATCACCGGCGTCATCGCGGCAACGCCATAGGCTTCGGCGCCCCAGACGAGGACGAGGTTCGCGATGCCCATCTGCGCGAGCGCGAGGCCGAACTTGGCCGGCGCCGACGGCTCGGCGCCGCGCTTGCCGAGCCACAGCCACAGCGTAGCGAAGAGCGGCGCGACGAGGATGATAATGATCGGGTTGATCGACTGGAAGATGCCCGCGGGCACGCCGCCACGATCGACGAAGCGGTCGGTGAACAGGTTCATCGAACCGCCCGCCTGTTCGAACAGGCCCCAGAACAACGGATTGAGGCTGATCAGGAACAGGATCGCAAACATGCGCTCGCGCGGTTCCTTTTCGAGTTTGAAGCTCTCGTAAAGCACATAACCGAGCAACGCGACGCCCGAGATAGCGAGCAAGCCCTGGATGACGTCCTGATATTGCACCAGCGCCCAGATCACCGCGACCGCCGCAAAGCCGACGGCATAGATGGTCATTTCGCGCGAGCGGGCGAGCGGAGCCGGCGCCTCACCGGCGCCGTTGAGAACGCCCTTGCCGAGCACGAAGACGATCAGGCCGGCGAGCATGCCGATGCCCGCGAGGCCGAAACCGAAGCCCCAGCCGATCGTCTGGCCGAGATAGGCGACGAGGATGGTGCCGAGCGCGGCGCCCGCGTTGATACCCATGTAAAAGATCGTATAGGCGCTGTCGCGGCGGGTATCGGTGAGCTTGTAGAGCTGTCCGACCATCACAGAGATGTTCGCCTTCAGGAAGCCCGAGCCGACGATGATGAAGGCGAGCGCGGCCCAGAAGATGTTGATCGTCGGGTCATTCTGCCCGCCGACGCCCTCGACCGCCATGAGGCTGTGGCCTGCGGCGAGCAGCAGCCCGCCGAACAGCACCGCCTTACGCTGGCCAAGATAACGGTCGGCCAGATAGCCGCCGAGCACCGGCGTGATGTAGACGAGGCTAGTGTAGGCGCCATAGATCAGGTTCGACTTGCTGTCGCTGAACAGCCAGTGCTGCGTGAGGTAGAAAATCAGGATGGCGCGCATGCCGTAATAGGAGAAACGCTCCCACATTTCGGCGAAGAACAGCATGTAAAGGCCCTTGGGATGTCCAGCGAATTCTGGCTTCCGGCTCGTCGCGATCAGCGCCCCGACGGTCAGGAATGCCCCCAGGAGGATCACCGCGATAACCGCGATCCAGTCGCCCTCCTGCCAAAGGCCAATATCTTTCATCAAAGCGTCCCTTTTTTCGATTATCTTGAGCGCGGCCGTCCGCCGCGCGAATGGGGCAACCTAGCGTTAAAATTGCGTATGGGAAGAATCTAATTGCGCCTGAAACCGCTTCGGGCGGGCCAAAAACTGTTGCGAATCGCTCGCAACTCTTGCGCCGAAGCCTATAAAACTCCACATGCGCGCCATGTTCAACGACAGCTCCTCTCTCCTCGCCCATCTTGCCACCCGCCGTTCGGGGAAGGCCCGCGACATGATCGCGCCGGGCCCCGACGCCGCCAAGCTCCGCGATATCATCGCACTTGCCCTGCGCACACCCGATCACGGCAAACTCGCCCCCTGGCGCATCGTCACGGTCGCCGACGACCAGCGCGAGGCCTTTGCGACGCTGCTCAAAAAAGCATGGGTTGCGGAAAATCCGGGCGCGGCCGGCATGGACCTTTCGGCGCTCGACCAGTTCGCGCATCAGGCCCCGACCTTGCTCGTCCTCCTGTCCACGCCGGTCGCGGGCAGCAAGATCCCGGTGTGGGAACAACAAATGTCGGCCGGTGCGGTCGGCATGAACCTGCTCCACGCCGCGCATGCGCACGGTTTCGTCGGGAGCTGGCTGACCGGCTGGGCCGCCTATAGCGCCGAAGTCGCCGCGGCATTCGGTGCCGGCGAAGGCGACACGATCGTCGGCTACTTCTTTCTTGGTACCCCGGCTCGCGAACTCGACGAACGCCCCCGTCCCGAATATGACGACGTCGTGCGGTCATGGGAAATTTAGTTTCATAGTCGGCATCAAATTTGTAATTAGTCGCATTTGACTGTGCTGCTGTCTTATGGCATTAAGGCGGCATGCTCGATCAGTCAAAACCCGTGTACCAGCGCCTGCGCGATGTCATCGCCAACGCCATCCTCGACGGCACGTTCCGTGACGGCGACATGTTGCCGTCGGTCCGCTCGCTCGCGGCCGAGGAAGGCGCCAATCCGCTGACCGTAGCCAAGGCCTATCAGACCTTTCAGGACGAAGGGCTGGTAACGGTCAAGCGCGGGGTCGGCATGTTCGTCGCCCAGGGCGCGACCGAACGCCTGCGTGATCTGATGCGCGCCGACTTCCTCGCCAATGTCTGGCCCCCCGTCGCAGATCAGATGCGCCGCATCGGCCTCGACGCGCGCGCGCTTCTGGACCTTACCGAGGCCTGAGCGCGCTTTCGGAGCGCCGCGGAAAGTTCGAGTTCAGCCGCGACCTTCGTAGAGGTCCGCCAAGGTCGGTCGTTTTCCGAAACCGAGTCCACGCAACATGTCGGCATCGCGGCCCTTCTTTTCCGACAGACAATGTCGCTCCAAACGGCGCCCGCCCGTAGCAAGACCCGCCAGCCCAGTGGGCGCGTAAACATAATCGCGGACAATGAGGACATGTGCGTCGTCGAACGGGATTCGATCCTCTCGTCTGTAGAGCGAGAGCCATTTCATATCCTTGCTCCACTTGCCCCGGCTTTCGACATTCAGCCCCCGCCGTTTGAGCGCCACCCTGTCGGCCATCACCCCGCGGACACCCGGGTCGTTGTCGCACAGCGATTCAAACTCGGCGCGGCTGTTCATCAGATTGACGACATCCCGTCCGGCGTAAGCCAACGATGAGACGACCGCCGCAGCAACCAGCAAAGACGCGCCGATCCGGGGCCACCGCACACCATGTGCGCGACCATAAACCAGTGGATGCATGCCGCCGACGCAGGCACCGAAAACAAGTTGGGCGTTATCGACCGCATAGGTCCCGGAGAAATGCCAGATAGCCAGCCCCCCGACCAAGCCGATGATTGCGAAGGCGAGCGTCGCGACGAAAATATGTTCGGACAAGTGGCGGCGAGTGAGGGCCATTAAAGGAATTCCGAGCAGCAATCCGACCGGAACGGCAATAAAAAGGGCAAAGAAAAGGACGATATTTGCGACCAGCAGGAAATTCATCCCGCCGTCAATGGGTGTGGAGGCCTGAACATGCGGGTTGATCGCAGCATAAATCATTGCCGCCAGCACCGAACCCAAAACCGATGCAATGACGGATATGCGCCCTAGATGGCTGCGCCCGGATCGTTCGCTTTCCTTTTTCATCAGTTTCTCGATCGCCAAACTGAACTTCCTGCTTTGCTTCGCCTAACGCCCGATCTGCGCGGCCTTGTCGCGCAAATCCGCCGCAGCCTGCTTCTTGCCGCGCCGGTCGAGCAGGTCGGCGTAAAACTCCATGATCCCGCTGTTCAACGGCTGCATTCGATAGGCGCGGTCGATCAGCGGCAGCGCGCGATCGTCGTCGCCTTTCGCGACCCACGCCCGCGCGAGTTCGCGCAGGACCACAACGTCGCGATCACCGATACGGCGGCGGACATGCTCGAAATGCGCGATGGCCTCGTCCCAATGCTCGATATCCATCGCAAGATGGCCGGCCAGCCGATCGGCGGCGATGCTCGACGGCTGGATGTTGCGCAATGCGAGGATCGCCGCGCCGGACCCGGCGGCATCGCCCGCTCGAAACAGCGCATTGGCGAGGCGCAATGTCGTCCGCTCGCTCGCGTCGAGGCTGCGCGCCGCGCGATAGGCCGGTACCGCCAGATCATATCGCCCGCCGGCAAGCGCCGTGTCACCGAGCAGGATATGTGCATCGGCAACGCCGCGGTTCGCGTCGCGGAGCTTCGTCGCCCGGAGAATCGCGCGCGCGCTGTTCCCGCCGGCAAGGTCGGCGGCAATCGCCGGGATCACCTTGGCAGGGTCGAGCGGTTCGGCATCGGCCGCCATCGTCAGCAGCCCATAATCGTCATCGGCGGCAAAGGGCACCGCTTCGCCGGGCGAGAGCGCCGCTGCGCGCGCCAGATAGTCCGCCGATTCGATCCGCCGCCCCAGTTCGGCCGCCGCACGCGCCGCAAGCAGCAGCGACCAGCTATCGGCGTCGGGACGCCGGACCAGCGGCAGCAGCGCGTCGAGAGCGGCATCGGCGTCGCCATCGGCCCATTCCGCCGCCCCCAGAATGCGCCGCGCGGTAAAATTCTGCGGCTGCTCGTCAAGCAAGCGGTCGGCCCATGTCGCCGCGACCGCCTCGCCCCCCAGTTCGAGTTCGACGATCGCGCTCAGCAGCATGAAGGAGGGCTGCTCGTCAAGTTCGCCGCGCGTGCGCTGGAGCAGGCTGCGCGCGAGCCGATAATTTTCCGCGCGCGCCGCGACCACGGCTTGCAGGTAAAAGAGGCGTGGGTCGCGCGGCACGATCGTCGCGGCGTGGCGCAACGCGGTCAGCATGTCGCGATACCGGCCAAGGTCGCCCAGCGTCGCCGCCTGTTCGATCAGCGCATCTTCATTATCGGGATCCGCGGCCAGCGCCTTTTCATACCAGTCGAGCGAGGCGGTCAGGCCCTCCTGCGTCCGCACGAGGTTCGCCTTCAGCGCCAGCACCGCGCTGTTCGTCTTGTCGAGTTCGATCGCATAGTCGACCGCATCGCGCGCACCGGGCGTGTCTGCATAAGCGTCGCGAAAACGGGCGACATCGACCCACAGCGCCGAGTTGCGCGGCAATTCGTGCACCGCCCGGTCATAGGCTTCGCGCGCCGCGCCCAAGTCGCCGCTCGCCAGATGGACGTCGCCCGCGACCCACGCCGCCTCGCCGATCATCTCGGGGATGATCGGCCCGTCATCCAGCGTTTCGAGCGCGCGCGAACCTTCCCCCTGCATCGCATAGGCACGCGCCAGCAGCGGGCGCAGCGCCGCCGCGCTACCTCCCGCGCCCAGCGCACCCTTCACCGCCGCTTCCGCCCCCACGCCGTCGCCCAGCCGGATCGCGACGCGCGCCAGCTCAACCCGCTCGGCGATCGCCGCCGGGTCGTTCGCGATGGCTTCCTGAAGCGCGGCACGGCGCTCGATCAGCGTCTTGCGCGGCGCGGCGGACGGCGCGTCGTCACATGCTCCGAGCAGCAGGGCCACGAACAGCAGCGCACTAGTACAGACGCGGCGGAAATCCATTCAGGCCTGCATCCGATACTGTTTAAGCAGATCATAGAGCGTCGGGCGGCTGATCCCGAGCAGCTTGGCCGCTGCCGAGATATTGCCCTCGCTCTGCGTCATTGCGCGGCGGATCGCAACGCGGTCGGCCGCCTCGCGCGCACTGCGCAAGTTGAGCCAGGCCTCCTCGCCCTCTCCGTCACCGTTCCCGCTACCCGCGAGGTCGAGATCTTCGCGCAGTACCAGCTTGCCGTCCGCCATGATCACCGCGCGCTTGATGCGGTTTTCCAGTTCACGAACATTACCGGGCCAGCGCCCCTCGTCGATCGCCTGCAGCGCATCGGGAGCAAAGCCGCGGACGGCCGGGTTCATCTCGGGCGCATATTGATGCAGGAAATGCCGCGCTAGCAGCACGGCATCGCCCGGCCGCTCGGCGAGCGAAGGAATCTTCACGACCATCTCGGCGAGCCGGTAATAAAGATCGTCGCGAAAGCTCTGTTCGGCGATCATCGCGTCGAGATCGCGGTGCGTCGCGCACACGATCCGCGTGTCGACCGCAATCGCCTTGCGTCCGCCGATCCGCTCGATCGTCCGTTCCTGCAGGAACCGCAGCAATTTGACCTGCAACGGCAATGGGATGTCGCCGACTTCGTCGAGGAAAAGCGTCCCGCCGTGCGCGAGTTCGATCTTGCCCTCGGTTGTCTTCACCGCGCCGGTAAATGCGCCTTTTTCATGCCCGAATAGCTCGCTTTCGAGCAGGTTTTCGGGGATCGCCGCGCAGTTGATCGCGACGAAGGCACCGTCGCGCCGCGCGCTTGCCTCATGGAGTCCGCGCGCGAGCAATTCCTTGCCCGTACCACTCGCACCGAGCAGCATGACACTGACATCGAGGTTCGCGACGCGCTCGATCGTGCGCGCGACCTTCTGCATCTCGGGTGCGCCGGTGATCATCCCGCCAAGCACGCGATTGTCGGTCGCCCCCTGCTCCGCCAGCCGGGCATTTTCGACCTCCAGCTCGCGGACATGAAAGGCGCGGCGAACGATCAGTCCCAATTCCTCGATGTCGATCGGCTTCTTGTAGAAATCCCACGCGCCGTTCGCGATCGCGGTCAGCGCGCTCGTTCGCTCGCCATGTCCCGATACCACGATCACCTTGGTGTCGGGCTTGACCTCCAAAATGGTCTTCAGCGTCCGGAACCCCTCGCGCGTCCCGTCGGGATCGGGCGGCAGGCCAAGGTCGAGCGTGACGACATCGGGCTCCTCAGCGCGCAGCAGTTCGATCGCCGCATCATGGTCGCCGGCAACGAAGACCTGATAATCCTCATACGCCCATTTGAGCTGCGTCTGCAGCCCCGGGTCGTCTTCGACCACCAGCAATTTGCGCAGATTGGCCCCGCTGTCGTTCATTTCGATCCCATTTTCATCACGCGGGCGTCGCCCCCCATATCGTCACGCGCATCGGCGAGCGGCAACCACAGGGTGAAGCTGCTCCCCTTGCCCCGCTCGCTTTCCACCTCGACCCCCCCGCCCATCGCCTGTGCGATCTGCAGCGCTTCGAACGCGCCCAGCCCGAAACCCGATTCCTTCGTCGAGACGAAGGGCTTGAAGAGTTCGCTGCGGATAAACTCGCGCGTCATCCCGCTGCCCTGATCGATCACGTCGATACGCGCCCGCCCATGCTCGGCCACCGCGATGACCTGCACCGGGGTTCCCGCCTCCGACGCGTCGATCGCGTTGGCGACCAGATGCTGGACGATCTGCCGGATCGCGCCTGCATCGGCCCATGCCGACAATCCCGCCTGGCACCCGACAAACAGCACACGGCGCGCGCGCATCTCGGCGGCGATTTCCTGCAGCACCGGTTCGACCATCGTCCGCCCCGCCTCCACCGCCGGTCCGCGTTCGCGCGGCGCCAACCGGACGAGCAGGTCGCTGAGACGTCCGGCCGAAATCTTCAGCGTTTCGACCATATCGGCGCGGAAATCGGCCTTGTCGGCATGGCGTTCGGCATTGCGCGCGAGCAGGCCGATCTGGCTCGCCAGATTCTTGATGTCGTGCATGATGAAGGCGAAGCGCCGGTTGAATTCGTCGAAGCGCCGCGCTTCCGACAAAGCCTGCTGGCTCTGCGATTCGGCAAGGTAGCTCGCCGCCTGCTGCCCCGCGATGCGCAGCACGTCGAGGTCTTCCCAGTCGAGCGCGCGCGAAACCGGCGGCCGATGCAGGATGACGATCGCGATCATCCGCTGGAAATGCAGCACCGGCACCATCACCCACGCCCGGCTGTCCGCGATCAGCCAGTCGGGAATGGCGAGGTCGGCGCCGGCCTGCCCTCGCCGCTCCGCGTCGAGGTCGACGATATGCTGCGTCTCCTGCAGCATGAAGGCCGAGCGCAGCGAGAGCATCGCGTCCTCGCTCGCGCCATCGGGCCAGTGCCATTGCTCGGCGACACGAAAACCGCCAGACGCACCGGGCAGCATCAGCAGCGCACCGGGGCTACCGGTCAGTTCGGCGAGCGCCTTGGCGACGCGGCGATGCAGATTGCGGTCGTCCTCGCCCCCATCCCCTTTCGCGCCCTGCCCCAGCGTCGCCGTGAAGCGCATCCATTCGGCGCGATAGTCGTAACGATGCTCGAAAAAATGCTTGGAGATCATCACCGACAACCAGGCGCGCGACCGTGACGAAGCGAGCATCACCCCGCCGGCGCCGATCACGACGACCAGCGAGATCGCCTGCGCCAGTTCGGCATAGTCGCCGCCGGCGACGCGCGCGACCGCGCCGGTCAGCGCGATGACGATCAGATAGGCCGCGGCACCGAGAAGGATCAGCGTGCGCGTCGCGGCCGTGCGCGACAGGCGCATCCGCTCGCGTCCGATATCGAGTGCGGCGACGACATAGACCGGCAGGATCAGCAGCGCGATCGCGGGGAGCAGCGCGATCAGCGTCGAGGCGATCTTGCCGGTCAGCGCGCCGATCAACTGGACGTTGAGTTCATAGGCCCACAGCATCGCAAAGCCGCCCGCGACCGCCATGACCGGCATGCGCTGCCCCGCGCTCGCATGACGAACCCCGCCATCGATCACGAGCAGCCCGCCGATCGCGACGATCAGCGTCGCAAAGGTCAGTGTTGGCGTCATCCACGGCTCGGCGGCGGCACCCGCCCGCACATGCGCCGCGGCGCCAAGCAGGAAGGTCAGAACGCAGATCGTTGCGAGCATGCGCAGGATCAGGCGCAGCGGCCGCGACATCGGCGCGCGCGGCGACCAGAATGTCGCCCCCACCCAACCAAGCATCGCGATGTCGCGCAGGGTTTGAATGACCAGCGACTGCGACGATCCGGCACCGAAGAGGGTCAATGCGCCGCACCATAATGCCGTCGCTGCAGCCGCCAGCGTCAGAAGCCGCGGCGCCGGCATCAGCGCCGCCATGCGCGCCCGCGAGCGTGTCAGCAACCACAGGGTGACGCCGGCAAAGCCGGTTAGCGCAAGCGCCGACAGGATCTGGGACAGGCTCGCCAGCGCGCCCACCGCTACCGCGCTCCCTCCGGCCACAGCACGACGCGCACGGTCTGGAGAAGGATCAGCAGATCGAGGAAGGGCGAGTAGTTCTTGGCGTAATAGAGATCATACTCGAGCTTGACCCGCGCATCCTCGACCGAGGCGCCATAGGGGTAGTTGATCTGCGCCCACCCCGTCAGCCCGGGCTTCACCATGTGGCGCTCGGCGTAATAGGGCAGCTTCTTCTCGAGTTCCTCCACGAAGCTCGGCCGTTCGGGGCGCGGGCCGACGAAGCTCATGTCGCCCTTCAGCACGCACCAGGTCTGCGGCAGTTCGTCGATCCGCAGCTTGCGGATGATCCGGCCGACGCGCGTCACGCGCGGGTCGTTCTCGCTCGCCCACACCGCCTTGCCCGACGCTTCGGCATCGGTGCGCATCGAACGGATCTTGAAGATATCATAGGGTTCGCCGAACAGCCCGACCCGCGGCTGGCGGTAGAAAACCGGCCCGCGGCTGTCGAGAATCACGGCGATCCCTGCAACGATGACCAGCGGCAAGCCGACCACGAGGACCAGCAGGCTGGCGACAATATCGAACAGCCGCTTGCCGACCTTCGAAATGCGCTGCCCCGCCGAAAAACCGTCGGAAAAGATCAGTCCGCTGGGGTTTGTGGTCGCGAGGTCGACGCGCCCGGTCTCGCGCTCGATAAAGCTCGCGATATCGTTGACGTGCACACCCGTCGTCTTGACGCGCAGCAGGTCGTTGAGCGGCAATGCGTTGCGCCGTTCTTCGAGCGC
This DNA window, taken from Sphingopyxis sp. YR583, encodes the following:
- a CDS encoding amidohydrolase family protein, whose protein sequence is MMRALLLSAAALIAVPAAAQDVAIVNAKLVIGDGSAPIDGGTVVVLGGKVVAAGAGVAVPAGVERVDAGGRYVTPGIVAAFSRVGLTEVDAVTGTNDRSAPRTRFSAGLDIAPALNPMGSPVAVNRASGVTRAIVAPGGSSNLFAGQGAVVDLADDMDMVTKPRALQYVAFGEDGSAKAGGSRAATFLLFREQLLAARSYARNPASLAEWGNDAMIQRADADALVRVIDGTTPLFVRVDRAADIVNVLKLRQEFPALKLVLVGVTEGWLVAREIAAAKVPVLVSPLTDLPGTFEQLGATQSNAGRLKAAGVDVSVGVFDDDDAHKMGYATQYAGNLVGLARVPGASGMTWDQAFASISSVPARAVGMEGSIGSLRPGRVGDVVIWDNDPLELGSRPTAVWIDGKAQSLTTRQDRLRDRYRAPQEGALPKAYDR
- a CDS encoding amidohydrolase encodes the protein MIRGVKGSLLAAVSLAFAGCAASGTEAKSAGDEPAAPAAKPAKFNKDPYPSTYKGYPTRLTVVKGVTIFDGEGGRIDNGSIVMTSGKVDRVGGPDMDLPTDADVIDGTGKFLTPGVIDIHSHLGDYPSPGVDAHSDGNEATSPTTPEVWSEHSVWPQDPGFSRALANGGVTALQILPGSANLMGGRSITLKNVPSRTVQGMKFPGAPYGLKMACGENPKRVYGGKGRMPSTRMGNFAVNRATWQKAAAYKKKMDEGKAVDRDLAMETLAGVLSGEILVHNHCYRADEMALVIDMSKEFGYKVSTFHHAVESYKIADILAKEGICSAMWADWWGFKMEAYDSVNENIPLVYKAGACTIVHSDDANQIQRLNQEAAKARAAGRRIGIDVSDEMAWTWLSYNPAKALGIADRTGSLKPGKMADVVLWNGNPFSAYTRPEKVWIDGALMFDANDPKRRPVSDFELGQPGEGDVK
- a CDS encoding peptide MFS transporter: MKDIGLWQEGDWIAVIAVILLGAFLTVGALIATSRKPEFAGHPKGLYMLFFAEMWERFSYYGMRAILIFYLTQHWLFSDSKSNLIYGAYTSLVYITPVLGGYLADRYLGQRKAVLFGGLLLAAGHSLMAVEGVGGQNDPTINIFWAALAFIIVGSGFLKANISVMVGQLYKLTDTRRDSAYTIFYMGINAGAALGTILVAYLGQTIGWGFGFGLAGIGMLAGLIVFVLGKGVLNGAGEAPAPLARSREMTIYAVGFAAVAVIWALVQYQDVIQGLLAISGVALLGYVLYESFKLEKEPRERMFAILFLISLNPLFWGLFEQAGGSMNLFTDRFVDRGGVPAGIFQSINPIIIILVAPLFATLWLWLGKRGAEPSAPAKFGLALAQMGIANLVLVWGAEAYGVAAMTPVILVFAYYFFATTGELCLSPVGLSAMNRLAPSFLASLIMGAWFYMTAVGNFVAGKIGEATGGHDGQMTKQGLLDIYQLFGWIAIGAGVVVLLLSPIVKRWMHLDTLRDGDDVEGQKELAEPQAAGIHPETKGA
- a CDS encoding nitroreductase family protein encodes the protein MFNDSSSLLAHLATRRSGKARDMIAPGPDAAKLRDIIALALRTPDHGKLAPWRIVTVADDQREAFATLLKKAWVAENPGAAGMDLSALDQFAHQAPTLLVLLSTPVAGSKIPVWEQQMSAGAVGMNLLHAAHAHGFVGSWLTGWAAYSAEVAAAFGAGEGDTIVGYFFLGTPARELDERPRPEYDDVVRSWEI
- a CDS encoding GntR family transcriptional regulator, which encodes MLDQSKPVYQRLRDVIANAILDGTFRDGDMLPSVRSLAAEEGANPLTVAKAYQTFQDEGLVTVKRGVGMFVAQGATERLRDLMRADFLANVWPPVADQMRRIGLDARALLDLTEA
- a CDS encoding tetratricopeptide repeat protein — encoded protein: MDFRRVCTSALLFVALLLGACDDAPSAAPRKTLIERRAALQEAIANDPAAIAERVELARVAIRLGDGVGAEAAVKGALGAGGSAAALRPLLARAYAMQGEGSRALETLDDGPIIPEMIGEAAWVAGDVHLASGDLGAAREAYDRAVHELPRNSALWVDVARFRDAYADTPGARDAVDYAIELDKTNSAVLALKANLVRTQEGLTASLDWYEKALAADPDNEDALIEQAATLGDLGRYRDMLTALRHAATIVPRDPRLFYLQAVVAARAENYRLARSLLQRTRGELDEQPSFMLLSAIVELELGGEAVAATWADRLLDEQPQNFTARRILGAAEWADGDADAALDALLPLVRRPDADSWSLLLAARAAAELGRRIESADYLARAAALSPGEAVPFAADDDYGLLTMAADAEPLDPAKVIPAIAADLAGGNSARAILRATKLRDANRGVADAHILLGDTALAGGRYDLAVPAYRAARSLDASERTTLRLANALFRAGDAAGSGAAILALRNIQPSSIAADRLAGHLAMDIEHWDEAIAHFEHVRRRIGDRDVVVLRELARAWVAKGDDDRALPLIDRAYRMQPLNSGIMEFYADLLDRRGKKQAAADLRDKAAQIGR
- the prsR gene encoding PEP-CTERM-box response regulator transcription factor encodes the protein MNDSGANLRKLLVVEDDPGLQTQLKWAYEDYQVFVAGDHDAAIELLRAEEPDVVTLDLGLPPDPDGTREGFRTLKTILEVKPDTKVIVVSGHGERTSALTAIANGAWDFYKKPIDIEELGLIVRRAFHVRELEVENARLAEQGATDNRVLGGMITGAPEMQKVARTIERVANLDVSVMLLGASGTGKELLARGLHEASARRDGAFVAINCAAIPENLLESELFGHEKGAFTGAVKTTEGKIELAHGGTLFLDEVGDIPLPLQVKLLRFLQERTIERIGGRKAIAVDTRIVCATHRDLDAMIAEQSFRDDLYYRLAEMVVKIPSLAERPGDAVLLARHFLHQYAPEMNPAVRGFAPDALQAIDEGRWPGNVRELENRIKRAVIMADGKLVLREDLDLAGSGNGDGEGEEAWLNLRSAREAADRVAIRRAMTQSEGNISAAAKLLGISRPTLYDLLKQYRMQA